A single Oncorhynchus nerka isolate Pitt River linkage group LG10, Oner_Uvic_2.0, whole genome shotgun sequence DNA region contains:
- the zgc:172136 gene encoding FERM domain-containing protein 6 yields the protein MSVSTTKQERTLCVLLPNKEQLDITVGVKSTGQDVFNQVSELLGIKELHFFGLTVVKDNEHIFLDMEDKLTKYFPKEWKQDSGKGLQKRSLPLVLCLKVQYYVENGRLICERKARRLYFSDLRERVLRSECRQQEEVYFQLAGYALQSDLEDHPLPGKNQGGTRYFQPKEYFPPWIVAKRGVDYLLCHGPKVHKELWGMTPRDAVLHFIKEACRLEDVPVTFYRLQKDKKEERGTALLGLTLRGMQLYQEADNIRQLLYDFPWSNVGRLTFLGKKFEIQPDGLPSARKLVYYTGSPFRSRHLLLHLSNSHRLYLSLQPALKHLRQLEDSEEKKRYRESYISDDLDLDHPGGSEGGSPGLSRHSTSSSGIEADRDATLQHSSISMEMASMEEETELRKRMEKCFSSAASHGSSHTSGVDTGDKARTDEEEWQEEETQQASVDSPGEVSVDDPEEMLRLAELIEGVSVDCPVLTSETHCEGFKGDQVDGDEDLVTLRSKDTLGQILKSRSHCVDRHSQSLDDVRLFPPPAPLGTTLPPDSSHSYTFGLPLPDSQSDAKSPPGCNNGGYYLPLHCPAKGTFYGHRSMNCLSLDLLGDEQLLEFIL from the exons ATGTCTGTCTCCACCACCAAACAGGAGAGAACCCTGTGTGTTCTGCTCCCTAATAAAGAACAGCTGGACATCACTGTGGGG gTCAAGTCCACAGGGCAGGATGTGTTCAATCAGGTGTCTGAGCTCCTTGGAATAAAAGAGCTGCACTTCTTTGGCCTGACAGTGGTGAAGG ACAATGAGCACATCTTTCTGGACATGGAAGATAAGCTGACCAAGTATTTCCCTAAGGAATGGAAGCAAGATTCAGGGAAG GGGTTACAGAAGAGATCCCTCCCCCTGGTACTCTGCCTCAAGGTGCAGTACTATGTGGAGAACGGCAGGCTCATCTG TGAGCGGAAGGCGAGGCGTCTGTACTTCTCTGACCTGAGGGAGAGGGTGTTGCGTTCAGAGTGTCGTCAGCAGGAGGAG GTGTACTTCCAGCTGGCTGGGTATGCTCTTCAATCTGACCTGGAGGACCATCCCCTGCCTGGGAAGAACCAGGGAGGCACCCGCTACTTCCAACCCAAAGAGTACTTCCCTCCCTGG aTTGTGGCGAAGCGTGGGGTGGACTACCTGCTCTGTCACGGTCCCAAGGTACACAAGGAGCTATGGGGCATGACGCCACGTGATGCGGTACTCCACTTCATCAAAGAGGCCTGTCGTCTCGAGGACGTCCCCGTCACCTTCTACAGGCTACAGAAG GacaagaaagaagagagaggcacAGCTCTGCTGGGGCTGACCCTCAGAGGAATGCAGCtttatcag GAGGCGGACAACATCCGCCAGCTTCTCTATGATTTCCCCTGGTCCAATGTGGGACGACTCACCTTCCTG GGAAAGAAATTTGAGATCCAGCCAGATGGTCTGCCGTCGGCCAGGAAGCTGGTCTACTACACTGGGTCTCCGTTTCGCTCGCGCCACCTCCTCCTGCACCTCAGCAACAGCCACCGACTCTACCTCAGTCTCCAGCCTGCCCTCAAACACCTCCGACAGCTGGAGGACAGCGAGG AGAAGAAGCGCTACAGGGAGTCGTACATCAGTGATGACCTGGATCTAGACCATCCAGGGGGCAGCGAGGGGGGCAGCCCCGGCCTGTCCCGACACTCTACCTCCAGCTCGGGCATTGAGGCAGACCGCGATGCGACACTGCAACACAGCAGCATCTCCATGGAGATGGCGTCCATGGAGGAGGAGACTGAgctgaggaagaggatggagaAGTGTTTCAGTTCGGCGGCGAGTCACGGGAGTTCTCACACTTCGGGCGTGGACACGGGCGACAAAGCACGCACTGATGAAGAGGAGTGGCAGGAGGAAG AGACCCAGCAGGCCAGTGTGGACAGTCCAGGAGAGGTTTCTGTGGACGACCCAGAGGAAATGCTGAGATTGGCTGAGCTGATCGAGGGCGTGTCGGTTGATTGTCCCGTGCTCACCTCAGAGACTCACTGTGAAG GATTCAAGGGGGATCAGGTAGACGGAGATGAAGACCTGGTGACACTACGCAGCAAAGATACCCTGGGACAG ATCCTGAAGTCAAGATCCCATTGCGTGGACCGCCACAGCCAGAGCCTGGATGACGTTCGCCTCTTCCCCCCTCCCGCCCCCCTCGGCACGACTCTACCCCCTGACTCCTCCCACAGCTACACCTTTGGCCTGCCCCTCCCGGACTCCCAGAGTGACGCTAAGAGCCCCCCAGGGTGTAACAACGGAGGCTACTACCTCCCCCTCCACTGCCCGGCTAAGGGCACCTTCTATGGACACAGGTCTATGAACTGCCTGTCTCTGGATCTACTGGGAGACGAACAGCTGTTGGAGTTCATACTGTAG